The sequence CTCCCAGATCGCTGGCGGCGTCGGGCAGCAGGCCCATGATGACGAATTCGCCGGTGCCGATGCCAAAGCCGCCCACCCCCAAGGCAAAGAGGGCTCGGCGGGTTTGGGCGGGAGAAAGTTCAGGAGACGCTGCGGCAAGGTCGTCGACGATGCCTGGAGAAATGGACATATAACGGGTGCTACCAAAAAACGGAAGACGGCCGGCGCCGAGGCAGCCTAGCCTGCCTCCATGTTAAGCCATGGCGGCGACCCGTGCCCAACGCTCCAGGCGCGTGCAGGGCTGCGTTGCAGCGGCTGCCGCAGCGCGATCCCCGATTTTCTGCCCGCTTTTCCCCGCCTCGGCCCCGACCACCATGACGCCCCGCGCTTTTACGCGCCTGGCCGCAGCAACTCATGCTGGCTTGCCCGCCGCATGGGTTTCGCGCCCGGCCACGCAGGTCTGGCTGGTCGGCGGCCCGCCAAATGCTTGGCGGGCCGCGAGCTGCGACGCCGTCGCGTCGGTCTACTGCTATCGCGCCGCCGTGGCACGCGCCACGGCGGCGCAGGCCCGGCGACGGATCATCCTGGCAGACCTTCGCACTCTCGGGCAAGCCGCGAACATCGAGATCGTGCTGGCCAGAACCGAAGCCTGCGCGTAGGCGTCAGAACGCGCGACGGAACAGGCCGCGGAAATCCGCCTCGGTCGTGTGGCGCGGATTCCAGCGGTTGTAATCCGCCGCATAGCTGCGCCGCGCCAGTTCGTCGAGCGCATCCTCCGCCACCCCTGCATCGCGCAACCGCACAGGCACGCCCAGATCCGCACATAGCTCACGTATCGCACCCACCGCCAGCCTCGCGGCCGCCAACGGCGGCACGCCGCGGCAGTCCAGGCCGAAGATGGCCGCCACATCGGCATAACGCGCCGGGTTGGCCATCAGATTGAACTCGGCCACTGTCGGCAGACACAAGGCGTTGGCCAAACCGTGCGGTATATGGAACAGCGCCCCCAAGGGCATGGCCATGCAGTGCACGTTGCCCAGGCCCGTGACGCCAAAGGACATCGCCGCCATCGAGGATCCGCACAACATGTCCATGGCTGCGGCCGTATTGCGCCGATTGGCCACGAACTGGCGGATACTGCCGACGATCAGCTTCATGGCGTGCAGATTCACGGCATCCGAAAAAGGATTGGCCAACTTGGACAAGTACGATTCGAATGCATGCACAAAGGCATCGATACCCGCATGAGCGGCCACATGCGCAGGCATGGAACTGACGGCCAGCGGATCGAGGATAGCCACCTGGGCAGGACTGAAGGCCGCATGCCGGATGGCCATCTTGACGTTGCGCGCCGTATCCGTGACCACGCAGGCGCCGGAAACCTCGGAGCCCGTCCCCGCGGTGGTCGGCACCGCGTACAGCGGCATGGGCGGGATGCTGAACTTCTCTATGCCTTCGTAATCGGCAATGCGTCCGCCGTTGGTCATCAGAATCGCCACCGACTTGGCAACATCGATGGTACTGCCCCCGCCAATGGCGATGATGGCCTGGCTTTGCCGGGCGCGGCACAGATCGTAGGCAGCGTGCACCGTGGTGTCACTGGGGTCGGGTTCGACCTCGGCGAACACTGCCAGCGACAACTGCCGCTCGTTCAGGCTGGCCATGATGGCTCGCGTGATGTCTGCCTGCGCCAGCGCCGGATCCACGACCAGGAACACCCGTTGCGCGCCTGCGCCAGCCACGATGGCCGGCAGTTGCTGATGGGCGTTCACGCCAAAAACCAAACGGGTCGGGCAGGAAAAACTCGAGACTGTGTACATGACAGAGACCTAGATTCGGATGCAGATGTTCTTGACCTGGGTGTATGACAGTAACGCGTCCAGGCCCTTTTCACGCCCGAAGCCGGACTTACGGTAGCCGCCAAAGGGCAGTTCCACCCCGCCACCGGCGCCATAGCAATTGACGAAGACCTGTCCGGCCTGCACCCGTTGCGCCAGGCGGTGCGTGCGGCTGACATCGCGCCCCCAGATGCCTGCGACCAATCCGTACTCCGTGCCATTGGCAATATCGACCGCCTCGTCGATATCATCGAAAGGCAGCAGCGTCAGCACGGGCCCGAAGATCTCTTCCTGGTGCACCCGCATCTGCGCGTGGGCACCATCGAGCAATGTCGGCATCACGAAGTTGCCGGCGTCGAGGTCGGCGCCGGCAACCGGCTGCCCGCCCGCAATGACGTCCACCCCCTCCCGACGGCCGATCTCGATGTAGCCCTGCACTTTGCGTTGCTGATCGCGGCTGACCAGCGCCCCGATGTCGGGGTCGCTTAACCCGGGCCCGACCCGCAGTTGGCCGACCAACGCCGTCAAGCGTTCGCGCAGGGCCGCGTGTGCGCCGCGCTGCACGAGAATGCGCGTGCCCGCCGAGCACGTCTGACCCGCGTGCGGAAAGGCGGCTTTCAGCAGCAGCGGCGCAGCCATGTCCAGATCGGCATCGTCCAGCACGATATTAGGCGACTTGCCTCCCAGCTCCAACAGCACGGGCACAATATTCTCGGCGGCTGCCTTCATCACCCCTTTGCCGGTCGCAACCGAACCGGTAAAGACCACCAGCCCGACGCCAGGATGCGCGGCCAGGGCGGCTCCCGACTCATGGCCCAAGCCGGTCACGACGTTGAGAACACCAGCGGGCAGGCCTGCCTCGTGGCAGATGCGCGTGAGTTCCAGCACGCTCAGGCAGGCCAGCTCGGCTGGCTTCATCACCACCGTATTGCCGGTCGCCAAGGCCGGCGCCAGGCCGCGCGAGGCGATCTGCAAGGGATAGTTCCAGGGCACGATCTGCGCGGTCACCCCCATGGGTTCGCGCACGGTGAAATCAAAATACTCCGCCCCCAAGGGGATCGAGGTTCCGAGCACCTTGTCTGCCACCCCCGCGTAGTATTCAAAAACCGGGCGGCGGCCACGGCATCGGCCTGTGCCTGTTTGAGCGGCTTACCCGTGTCCTGGCATTCCAAACGGGCCAGATGGTCCTGCTCCAGAGTGATGCGCCGGGCAATCTCGGCCAATATGCGGGCGCGCTGCACAGGCGGGCACTCCGCCCAACCGCGCAAGGCGCGCCGCGCGCTCTGCACCGCGGCGTCGACCTCCCCGGCCTGGCCGCGTGCAATCCGAGCGATCGGTTCTCCGGTGGCCGGGTCCAGCACATCGAGCATTTCGCCCGAACCGGCAGCCCCCCATACGCCGTCGATAAAGCAACCATATTGAGCCAGCGTCATGGCAATTCCTTATTCAATGAAGTCAATGGACGGCCTCGGGCGCGAACTCGCCGCCCAGATAGGCCTCGCGTATGCGCGGGTCGCGGCGCAAGTCAGCAGCCAGACCCTGCAGCGTCATCGTTCCGCCTTCGAGCACATAGGCCGGATCGGCAATAGCCAGCGCCTGATTGGCCATCTGCTCAACCAGCAGTATTGTCATGCCCGCATCGCGCAGGCGTTTGAGGCCTCGAAAAATGTCGGCCGTCACCAGGGGTGCCAGCCCCAACGACGGTTCGTCGAGAATCAACAGGCACGGGTTGGACATCAGCGCCCGCGCAATGGCCAGCATCTGCTGCTCGCCACCGCTGAGCGTGCCTGCCACCTGTTCACGGCGCTCTCTGAGCCGGGGGAACATCTCGAAATAGCCTTCAATCTGCCGGGCCAGGCGGGGCCGGTCGTGACGTATCAGATAGCCGCCAAGCAGCAGGTTCTCGTGCACGGTCTGATCCGTAAACACCTGCCGGCCTTCAGGCGCCATGGCCAGTCCGGCCATGACCCGTTCGGGTGTAGACAGGCCGCACAGATCTCGGCCCTCAAAACGCAACGCGCCCGCCGCCGGCATCAAACCCATGATGCCGCGCAGCAGGCTGCTCTTGCCCGCGCCATTGGCGCCTAGCAAAGCCACGATCTCGCCCTGCCCGATATGCATGGATACCCCGCGCAAGGCACGCATGGGCCCATAGGAGATCGCCATATCCTCGATAGCCAGCATCAGTCCTCCCATCCCGTATCGGTGCCCAGATAGGCTTCGATGACGCGCGGATCGTGCTGAATCTGCCGGGGATTACCCTCGGCGATGACGATGCCGCGATCGAGCACCACGATGTGATCCGAAATATTCATCACCAGACTCATATCATGCTCGACCAAGAGCACCGCCACGCCAAGGGCGCCAATGCGGCGCACCAGTTGACCCAGCTCGCGCGTCTCCTGGGGGTTAAGACCGGCGGCGGGCTCATCCAGCAACAACAGCGCGGGACGGCTGGCCAGGGCGCGCGCCAGTTCGACTCTGCGCTGCACGCCATAGGGCAGACTGCCGGCCACGGCCTGCGCGTAACCGGACAAGCCCGTAAATGCCAGGACATCCAG comes from Bordetella holmesii ATCC 51541 and encodes:
- a CDS encoding iron-containing alcohol dehydrogenase family protein, with translation MVFGVNAHQQLPAIVAGAGAQRVFLVVDPALAQADITRAIMASLNERQLSLAVFAEVEPDPSDTTVHAAYDLCRARQSQAIIAIGGGSTIDVAKSVAILMTNGGRIADYEGIEKFSIPPMPLYAVPTTAGTGSEVSGACVVTDTARNVKMAIRHAAFSPAQVAILDPLAVSSMPAHVAAHAGIDAFVHAFESYLSKLANPFSDAVNLHAMKLIVGSIRQFVANRRNTAAAMDMLCGSSMAAMSFGVTGLGNVHCMAMPLGALFHIPHGLANALCLPTVAEFNLMANPARYADVAAIFGLDCRGVPPLAAARLAVGAIRELCADLGVPVRLRDAGVAEDALDELARRSYAADYNRWNPRHTTEADFRGLFRRAF
- a CDS encoding aldehyde dehydrogenase family protein (overlaps another CDS with the same product name), whose translation is MGAEYFDFTVREPMGVTAQIVPWNYPLQIASRGLAPALATGNTVVMKPAELACLSVLELTRICHEAGLPAGVLNVVTGLGHESGAALAAHPGVGLVVFTGSVATGKGVMKAAAENIVPVLLELGGKSPNIVLDDADLDMAAPLLLKAAFPHAGQTCSAGTRILVQRGAHAALRERLTALVGQLRVGPGLSDPDIGALVSRDQQRKVQGYIEIGRREGVDVIAGGQPVAGADLDAGNFVMPTLLDGAHAQMRVHQEEIFGPVLTLLPFDDIDEAVDIANGTEYGLVAGIWGRDVSRTHRLAQRVQAGQVFVNCYGAGGGVELPFGGYRKSGFGREKGLDALLSYTQVKNICIRI
- a CDS encoding aldehyde dehydrogenase family protein (overlaps another CDS with the same product name), producing MTLAQYGCFIDGVWGAAGSGEMLDVLDPATGEPIARIARGQAGEVDAAVQSARRALRGWAECPPVQRARILAEIARRITLEQDHLARLECQDTGKPLKQAQADAVAAARFLNTTRGWQTRCSEPRSPWGRSILISPCANPWG
- a CDS encoding ABC transporter family protein; translated protein: MLAIEDMAISYGPMRALRGVSMHIGQGEIVALLGANGAGKSSLLRGIMGLMPAAGALRFEGRDLCGLSTPERVMAGLAMAPEGRQVFTDQTVHENLLLGGYLIRHDRPRLARQIEGYFEMFPRLRERREQVAGTLSGGEQQMLAIARALMSNPCLLILDEPSLGLAPLVTADIFRGLKRLRDAGMTILLVEQMANQALAIADPAYVLEGGTMTLQGLAADLRRDPRIREAYLGGEFAPEAVH